In Syntrophales bacterium, a genomic segment contains:
- a CDS encoding (Fe-S)-binding protein, whose amino-acid sequence MAKKDKLQPLQVFQYLPGTNCKKCGLLTCFAFAFALIGREKRPEDCPELLTEQYRSALDFLNRYFGSESSVEKTGLLIDEEKCCGCGDCVAVCDKCQGMVMFGSGIVIPRNVPPVLKIVDGRVRVVKWESCKRCMDPPEYCRVCEERCPFGALELVR is encoded by the coding sequence ATGGCGAAGAAGGACAAACTGCAGCCATTGCAGGTATTTCAGTATCTGCCGGGCACCAACTGTAAAAAGTGCGGGCTCCTCACCTGTTTTGCCTTTGCCTTTGCCCTTATCGGCAGGGAGAAGAGACCGGAGGACTGTCCCGAGCTGCTTACAGAGCAGTATAGATCCGCCCTCGATTTTCTCAACAGGTATTTCGGCAGTGAGTCTTCCGTGGAAAAAACAGGCCTCCTCATTGATGAGGAGAAATGTTGCGGTTGCGGGGATTGTGTCGCCGTTTGCGATAAGTGCCAGGGTATGGTGATGTTTGGGTCGGGCATCGTTATTCCACGGAATGTACCGCCGGTTTTAAAGATAGTTGACGGGAGGGTGCGGGTCGTCAAGTGGGAAAGTTGTAAACGCTGCATGGACCCACCCGAGTATTGCCGGGTTTGCGAAGAGAGATGCCCCTTTGGCGCTCTGGAGCTGGTGAGATAA